In Oncorhynchus mykiss isolate Arlee chromosome 1, USDA_OmykA_1.1, whole genome shotgun sequence, the following proteins share a genomic window:
- the LOC110534079 gene encoding transcription factor HES-1, whose amino-acid sequence MPADIMEKTSVSPVAATTASMNTTPDKPKTASEHRKSSKPIMEKRRRARINESLGQLKTLILDALKKDSSRHSKLEKADILEMTVKHLRNLQRAQMTAALNSDPTVLGKYTAGFSECTNEVTRFLSTCEGVNTEVRTRLLGHLASCMTQINAMNYPTQHQIPTGPPHRAFGQSMVHIPNSSPQGNVMPLPCKGGSPQSMSPETTKVYGGFHLVPATDGQFAFLIPNAAFTPNGPVIPVYANQVNTPVPAAVSPGAPTGNSDSVWRPW is encoded by the exons ATGCCTGCCGATATAATGGAAAAGACATCAGTCTCTCCTGTTGCTGCTACTACAGCCAGCATGAACACAACACCTGATAAACCCAAGACGGCTTCCGAGCACAGGAAG TCATCCAAACCTATCatggagaaaaggagaagagccAGAATCAACGAAAGCTTGGGACAGTTGAAAACTCTTATCCTGGATGCGCTCAAAAAAGAT AGTTCCAGACACTCGAAACTTGAAAAGGCGGATATCCTGGAGATGACCGTAAAACATCTCCGGAACCTCCAGAGAGCTCAGATGACTG cTGCTTTGAACTCTGATCCCACCGTGCTAGGGAAATACACAGCTGGATTCAGCGAGTGCACAAATGAAGTCACCCGGTTCCTGTCCACCTGCGAAGGGGTTAACACCGAGGTCAGGACGCGGCTTCTCGGTCACTTGGCCAGCTGCATGACGCAGATCAACGCTATGAACTACCCCACGCAGCACCAGATCCCTACCGGGCCTCCCCACCGCGCCTTCGGCCAGTCCATGGTACATATCCCCAACTCATCTCCACAGGGCAACGTGATGCCCCTGCCTTGTAAAGGTGGCTCTCCCCAGAGCATGTCACCAGAAACAACAAAAGTATACGGCGGCTTCCACCTCGTACCTGCCACAGATGGACAATTCGCCTTCCTTATCCCCAATGCAGCTTTTACGCCCAACGGTCCCGTTATCCCCGTGTACGCGAACCAGGTCAACACGCCTGTCCCAGCAGCGGTGTCCCCCGGTGCACCGACAGGCAACTCGGACTCAGTGTGGCGACCCTGGTAG